One genomic window of Penaeus chinensis breed Huanghai No. 1 chromosome 35, ASM1920278v2, whole genome shotgun sequence includes the following:
- the LOC125044398 gene encoding dolichyldiphosphatase 1-like translates to MTDIEWKAFSLTHVEYPKGDIIGQLLAISSLAPVAIIVGFVTLILFRRDLHTITFFAGALLNEGINLLLKHIIAEPRPWLRKGLYTEYGMPSSHSQMMWFFAAYCVLFLIFRLRHISSSMMELLWKVVVAVCLITAAFIVMYSRVYLLYHTWGQVLWGALVGIILGFGWFTLTHLTLTPLFPIVASWKVCETLMIRDTSLIPNILWFEYTHARTENRARSRKLASMKSQ, encoded by the exons GGGATATAATAGGGCAGCTCTTAGCAATTAGCAGCTTAGCACCAGTAGCTATAATTGTTGGCTTTGTCACCCTAATTCTCTTCAGAAGAGACCTGCACACA ATTACATTTTTTGCTGGTGCATTATTAAATGAGGGAATCAATCTGCTCCTGAAGCACATTATTGCTGAGCCTCGACCATGGCTTCGGAAAGGCCTGTACACAGAGTATGGGATGCCCTCCTCACACTCACAAATGATGTGGTTCTTTGCTGCTTATTGTGTTCTCTTCTTAATCTTCAG ATTACGTCATATTAGTAGTTCAATGATGGAGCTACTGTGGAAGGTTGTGGTTGCTGTTTGTCTTATTACTGCAGCGTTTATTGTCATGTATTCAAG AGTTTATCTGTTGTACCACACATGGGGACAAGTACTGTGGGGAGCATTGGTGGGAATTATCCTGGGTTTTGGGTGGTTTACTCTTACACATCTGACGCTGACACCACTTTTCCCCATAGTCGCTTCatg GAAAGTATGTGAAACACTGATGATTCGGGATACTTCCTTAATTCCAAACATCTTGTggtttgaatacacacacgctcgcacagagAATCGAGCAAGAAGCCGGAAACTTGCATCAATGAAGAGCCAGTAA